Proteins encoded together in one Astyanax mexicanus isolate ESR-SI-001 chromosome 10, AstMex3_surface, whole genome shotgun sequence window:
- the LOC111195757 gene encoding C-C motif chemokine 4 homolog, whose protein sequence is MRSGSALLLVLLLGSLQLSSSAPAGTGVADCCFKFTTVKKIPLRIVESYTETHSDCALKAIVFIMKTKGNKFCVHPDAEWVKSHVAALDRRNNTATAKPSTANSTTLSTTKLL, encoded by the exons ATGAGGAGTGGATCTGCTCTGCTGTTGGTGCTGCTGCTCGGCTCTCTCCAGCTCTCCTCTAGTG CTCCAGCTGGGACCGGTGTTGCTGACTGCTGTTTCAAATTTACTACAGTAAAGAAGATTCCTCTGAGAATCGTGGAGTcttacacagagacacacagcgACTGTGCCCTGAAAGCCATTGT ATTTATCATGAAAACAAAAGGAAATAAGTTTTGTGTGCATCCAGATGCTGAGTGGGTGAAAAGTCATGTCGCTGCTCTGGACCGAAGAAACAACACTGCCACAGCAAAACCTTCAACCGCAAATTCCACAACTCTCTCCACTACTAAGCTCCTCTAA
- the LOC125804715 gene encoding C-C motif chemokine 13-like, whose translation MRSGSALLLVLLLGSLQLSSSAPHGTSVADCCPKLTTVKKIPLKMVVSYTETRSDCALKAIVFTTKLRNFCVDPDIEWVKSHVAVLKKRSQ comes from the exons ATGAGGAGTGGATCTGCTCTGCTGTTGGTGCTGCTGCTCGGCTCTCTCCAGCTCTCCTCTAGTG CTCCTCACGGGACCTCTGTTGCTGACTGCTGTCCCAAACTGACTACAGTGAAGAAGATTCCTCTGAAGATGGTGGTGTCTTACACAGAGACACGCAGCGACTGTGCCCTTAAAGCCATTGT GTTTACCACTAAATTAAGAAATTTCTGTGTGGATCCGGATATTGAATGGGTCAAGAGTCACGTTGCCGTACTGAAGAAGCGCTCACAATAA